The window GTTTCTTGGGTGATTTGGCCCCCTGACGGACGGCATCATGAGACTCGAATTGCTATTGAGTTTCTCCGCTCGGGCTTGTTTCATTCGTATGACGGTACCTTTGTAAGTCCCCAAGTCTCCAAGGAGCCAGATCTTTCTTGCAGTCGTAAATAATGCGGGCGATTTGACGCACGTCGACGAAACGCATCTGGAAGCATTGCGGCGTCGCATAGGGCAAAATTACGCACTAATTACATTTGTTTGCCTTCACCAGTAGTAGAGAGTTGTGCAACCACATTGACCTGAAATGGTACTCCGATGCACAACAGGATCATAACATGTATCAGTAATATGCATATGCCATGTAAGACCAAATCAATACAGATGTACTTCTAAAGTATGCTCGCTTCAACATCCAATAAAAACCTCCCCTCTACAACACTACAAGTTCTTTTTTTGATTTAAACAAGGTTCTGGCTCTCGAGGATCATAATAATGGCTGAAAAGTAAATTGTCAGCAATATTTCTGGCGTTGCAAAGTGTCATGGAAACTTACAGTGGACGATCTCGGGAACAGTGTCATTCCTCAAGTCGCAGACCAAGTCGGCGTTCTCGGGTGTCTCGTACACATCATCGACACCAGTCAAGTTCTTGATCTCACCAGCCCTGGCAGCCTTGTACAATCCCCTCCTGTCGACCTTCTCACACCATTCCAAAGGAGTAGCGACGTGGACCAAGAAGTAGTTGCCACCGCCGGAGCCGACAACCTGCTTTTTGAAAGCCTGTCGAGACCTCTCGTAAGGAGCGGTGGGGGCGGCAATGACGGCGGCACCGGCCTTGGTAAGCTCGGCAGCGACGAAACCGATTCGCTCGAGGTTGATGTGCTTCTGCTCAGGAGTGATAGCACGGCCAATCTGGGGGTCGAGGTCTGATCGGAGCTCCTCACcgagaaggagggagaCTGATCGAGAGCCTTGTTGTTGGAGGGTAACCTGGAGGGCTCGGGCAATGGTGTCCTTACCAGAGTTGTGGAGACCGGTCAAGAGGATAGTGAAACCCTGCTGGGGTCGAGGAGGGTAAGACTCTCGGAGAACCTTGACGACGCCGGTGTAAGAGAACCAATCGGGGATGGAGGCACCGGTTCGGAGTCGCTTTCGGAGCTCGGTACCAGAAATATCGGCGGTGGGGGTACCCTTGGGGACCTCGTCGACGGGCTGGTACTCGTCAGAGCCAGGAAGGTAGGTCATGGCCTGGAAAGGAACCATCTCAATCTGGAGTTCATCCTTGAACTGGGTAACGAGCTCCTGGGCGTCGTAAGGACCGTAAAAGTCCTTACCCTGAGAGTTCTTACCGGGACCAGCGTGGTCTCGACCGACAATGAAGTGGGTCGCACCAAAGTTCTTTCGGATAATGGCGTGCCAGACGGCCTCCCTGGGACCAGCCATTCTCATAGCGAGGGGCAAGAGGGCAAGATGGGCCATACCCTCGGGGTAAGAGGGCATGAGAGCCTGGTAAGCTCGGACACGAGTGTAGTGGTCAACATCTCCGGGCTTGGTAAGACCGACAACGGGGTGGATGAGGACGTTGGCTCGTCGTTGACGGGCGGCTCGGACGGTAAGCTCTCGGTGGGCTCGGTGCATAGGGTTTCGGGTCTGGAAAGCGACAACCTTTCGCCAGGCGATCTTGTGGAAATGGGCTCGGAGCTCGGCGGGGGAGTATCGGAGGGCAACGTAGTCAAAGTGGGTAGGAGCCTGGATAGCCTGGACCTTACCGCCGATGTAGAACTCCTTGACGTTGTTGCGGAGGTAAGCGACAGAAGGGTGGGCAATGTCATCAGCACCCAAGACCTTCTCAGCCTCGTTGGCCTTGTTGGGTCGGTAGATGTCAGATACTTCAATGGTCAGTCAGTACTGTCTCCCACTTCTAATGCAGTATGAACTCACCAGTGAGGATGGCAAGGGCAGCATCGTCACGGGGGTCTCGAAGAGCGACTCGGGCACCCTGCTTGAGGCCGAGAGTGTTGATGTCCTCCTGGGAGACGTCGAGAGTAATGGGAATGGGGAAAACGTCACCATGCTTCTGACCGTTGAAAGGGGCAAGCCGGAGAGTCTCAACAACACTATTGACGAGTTTAGCGCTAGTTTCCGATGAAGAGTGGGCGGAAAATCAGCTTACGAAGTGTAGTCCTGCTCGTTCATGAAACCCTCAAGAGGAGAGAAACCACCGTTCAAGATAAGCTCGAGGTCACACAATTGACGCTGTATAGAGTCAGCCACTGCCTCAACACACTTGTAGTTTGACGTACCTCGGTAAGGAAGATGTCGTTCAAGCCACGAGCctcttgaagaagagaatcGTGAAGAGCAGCATCGCGGACGAGGAGGTCCTTGAGAACACCACCGTGAGGAGCGTTAGCCATTTTTTGCTGTTGTAGATGGGGTTGGGTAGCTAGGTAAGCTTTTTAGTGGGAGTGACTcggaagagaaggagaaacAAGAAGCGAGCTGGTATTTTTAAAAGACGGGAGGCGGTTTTTTATCTAAATTTTGCATGACAGATGGTTTGTTTACGGGAGATGTCATCAAAGCAGCGGCGATGGAAATAACTGAGCGAAAATCTGGAAGATTATCAAGATGCCGACCGGCTACGCCGCCAGAAAATCGAGCACGCAATCTCGACGCCATTTACAAACTGGAATAAGGCGCAAGGCGGTTACCGCCGGCCTTCTTATGTCGATTCCTAGCTTTTGGGAATTTCATCAGGCACTCCAATATTTTCGACAGGTAATTAACCTTACATCGGATCATTTATTAACAGCGCGACGCGTTCGAACAAAGTTTACACAAGAGCGGCCGGTTGGACCTCTCGCAAGAAATTGTCAACTCCTCCAGCCCTTTTGCTTCTTCCGCAAATCACTATGCGCATCCATGTAAAGGTTCCATCGGTTAATAGGCGCCGAATAAGGTGCACAGATAGACGTCATCAGCAACAAAAAACGAATCGCATTAGTGTTGGTCTGAAACCCAGAGGGTCACATCATTCAGTAGTATTATATTATTATGGTCTGAGACCGACGAGTCAATTCCACCGGTTGAAAGGTTCCACTATACTCGACACCGATATGTCGACTGATGCTTGTCAGATTTGATTCGAAGATGAATTACTAATGAACCTTTCGGCAGCATCGCCGTGCTAGAAAAGGTGATATCCCGATCTCACCGCAGTGGTCGCGCAGCTGTAACCATAATATTGGCAATATCAAAAGGCGCTGTCAAGCATGGCGCACCGCTGCTTCCATTCGTGAGGATCAAAAAGCTGCGACAACACTTTCACGAAGGTAACAGATTGGACGATGGTACAAGTGGCTTAGTTTAAAGGTCACACTAGAAACAGACAGCATGGAAGCAGAATTGCATATCAACGTCTAGGTAAGGCCTCGTGTAACATATGCCAATAATTACCTATAATTAAAAGCATCAGCACATGTCTCTTGTCTTCAGCTGATCGATGAAAACGCAAAGACACAAAGAGCAGTTCAGAATTTTCAGTGTTTGAATACAAGCCTCCCAGCAACTTCGATATCGTTGTTGCTCAACAGGGTTTTGTGTGTTCATCTTGACCGCTCTCTGTGTCTCAACTGCACGAAGAAATATCTTACTCACCTTTTTATTGTGTTGGCGACAATGCAGATATGGTGGTAGAAAAGAGACGGATGGATCGAACAGGGGCGAAGAAAAATAAAATGTCGGCTGGCGCGGATGTCCACGTAATTTCTTGGACTTAATTTGTCCCCCTTTTTTGTAGTGTTTGTTGTGGATGTTGTCGGCCTACGGGTCTGTTTTGTTGTTCCTTGGTCAGCGGTGAAACCGAGATCCAAATTCACGGAGATCTTCTTCCACGTCCCCGACACGTCTCTCACCTCTTGCTGCTAACTCCTACCTCTTCCGCGAGTTGCTTTCACCCAAAAACCATCTTGTCTCTCACTGCGCAGCTCGAGGACAAAGAAATCTCCGCTCCCCGACGCGACTTATCGGCCCCCGAACCATCGATTGTTTTTGGTCGACTCATCCCTCTTTCATCactctctttctctcttccaaCCACCATACATCTTCCGACCTACAGTACCTGTCTACAGACATCCACACACCGATTTCCCACGTGTCAGACACATATACACCCTTCCTTTCAAACTTCGATCGCCAGGAGGCCAAAAATCAAAAACACAAGAACATACGCGTAGCAAGCGTGCAGGACGAACAGCTTCTGTCCACTCCCGAGTTCTTGATTTCTGCTCGACAACGTACAGTGCGGCGGACATCCTCCGGCTCTTTTGTCTGGTCGCAAGACAATTCCGTGGATTATTGCGTCGTGCAAGTGTTCGTGGGTAGCTTTTGTGGTGTCGCGAGCCTTTTGACGCGTTAAAAGCGGGATAGTCGGTTGTTTAAAAGCTGGGCACGGACAGTCTTCATCTGGTTACTCGTTTCTTCAATTGCAACAATCGCCTTTTCCCTCCGACCTCTTTGCTCTCGGTCGCTCGTCGCCAAAGTGCATGTTCTCACAATAACCTTGTCTACCCATAATGTCAACCCTCTCTCAACACTCCACCTCATTCAACACTAAGAAATCATCAACCAAACCTCCATCCAGCATTCTCTCCCCGCGCATCCCTTCACCAACCAATGTGCCCTCATCCGTCGGCTCACTAAACCCtcaacatcatcatcacGATCACATGCACGCACATTCTCCCACAGGAACCAAGCATACCGGCCTCGGTATTCCGCAGGGAGATGGTTTCCCTCCGATGAACGGGATGGATCCTAAATGTGGAGGCTGTGGACTTGTGATTGACCAGGAAAGTGGGGGAGTCGTTGTTGCCTTTGGGTAAGTGGAAATTACCGAATGCTGGAGGAATGACTTGATGAGCTCACGCGTGATGTTTAGGTCGTCATTATGGCATGTTGATTGCTTTAGATGTGCCAAATGCCAAGAAAAGGTATCGGCAGATACAAATCTCCTCTTGCTGTCTGATGGCAGTCCTGTCTGTGGTAATTGTTCTTACCAAGTACGTTCCATTCCCGGTTAAAAAGGATCGTTTCTAATGAGAATGTAGTGCTTTGTCTGCAAACAAGCCATCACTGAAGAGGCCATCATGACCGGGGATGAGTCCTACCATGCCCATTGCTTTACTTGTAGGACATGTAAACGGAGGATTGAAGAGTTGGTCTTTGCAAAGACTAGCCAGGGCATCTACTGCATGGTCAGTTCTCAATGGTCTACCCCAATATTGTACTGAGAATTTTTTTTAGTCATGTCACAACGAACGAGTCGCCAAGAGCCGGCGACATGCAGAAGCCAAACGACAAAGACAAGCCCGCCGTGAAGCGAAAGAAcgagagagggaagaagaggagcaaAGACTGAGGGAAGAAGCGGCTCGTCAAGCTGCTTCATCCGGCGGACAGGCACCTCCATTAAACTATCTCAATGCTGGTCATTCGACGCTGTCATCCATGTCGCTCAGCAGTTTTGCTCAAAAACCCCAACCCAGACCACGTTCACCTTATGCCGGTGCGACCAACGCTGGAAATGCCTTTGAAGATGCCGAGCGCGACAATACGCACGTAAAGCCGAGGTCGGGATCACCTGCAGGCAGGCAGCTGATTGAGGCTCAAAACATGCCACTCCCCGCATCACCATCCGAAAGTAATGACGGCAGTCAGCTCAAACCGCGTACATCAAGCCCCCAAATCCGTCCTTCACCGCATTTTGTCAGCCAGCCTGGTTTGGGTGTCCCAATTAGTAAAGCTGAAAAGAGGCGTTCGATCAGCCCCGGTATGACGTTCAACCTCGATGCGCAAAATTCGACATTTACCGAGCAAAGACTGGGCACTCATCCACCATCACCCTTGAGATCGTCTTTCACGGATGGATCGGGTCCCGTTTCCAACGAACAAAGACCGGTTATATCACCAGTATCGCCTTCACCTACACCATCGGGAAATCATACATTCCCCTTCAAAGATGGTTTTGAGTCGGGTGCTAAACTCCAGCAAGCGCAAGCTCAAGCGACTGGGCAGTTGTCTCGTAGCGGCTCGGTCAACGAGGCACCAGCGCGGACAAGTTCCTTGCCGGAACACCTTGCTAATCGTGCTAAATCTGATGAACATTTCGGTTTGGAAACCCAGTCGTCTCAACCAGACTCTGCAGAGCTTGTCCCTGGGCCCAGTAAAGCACAGCCCGTAGGTGATACCCGCACTCCTCAGCTACATGCTCCTGCTCTTCCCAACATGTCATTCTCCCTCTCCGACCCCGATTTTGCAGTCATTTTATCCAACATGGATCAGTCCCCGCAAAAGATAAAGACTGGCGAAAAGGTGAGGCCAGAGGTGGAAATCCCCAGTGGAGGGTCCACCCCTCCTTCACCAGTCAtatcctctccttctctggCACGTAGCCCTACTCTTGATATGCTTTCCGCCATCGAGTCAGATCCTCAGTCCCGTTCCCAACAAGGTCATCCCACCCGTTCTCGCCTTTCGCCAAATGATTCCTCTCCTCAGATGCTCAACAGACGTCAAGCGTCTGCGGACAGTTCATTCTCTGTGAGATCTCGCCTTGGAGAGGGAAGCTTTGAGCGGCTGGTGGAGTTGTTGGCAGGTGCCAAGTTtagagaggaagagagtgTGAATGTGGACGTGGGGTTGTTGAGTGGGATTATCAAGGAGGTGGAAGATTTGAAGGAGGCAATGGTGAGTTTAAAGAGTAGATATACCGGAGCGAAAGTAAGTCGTGTTTTAGTATTCCTTGCGCAAGCAATCTGCTGATTGTGTTGTATAGCGATCGAGTCAGCAGTATAGCGAAGGTCTTTCGGTGGCTGGTGAAGAGTACGACAAGGAACGATCTAAACGTACCGAACTCGAAGCTGAAGTCTCTCGCCTTCGTGCTCAATTACATTCCCAAACTGCTCGCCTGAGTGTCATCTCTGGCGACGAGAAACGCGCGGAGCATATGAAACGCCGTAGCCGTGATCTGGCGAGTAACTTGACCGGGCTGGAGAGGGATATTTCAAAGTTGAGAGCAGAGCGAGATATGAAGTTGGCTGAAATCAATGAGTTGGCGGAAAGGACACCgggcggtggtggtggtggtgtGGTGGATCCGATGTCCTTGGCGGAATCGCTGAGTTTGAGGTTGGAGAGT of the Cryptococcus gattii WM276 chromosome H, complete sequence genome contains:
- a CDS encoding uncharacterized protein (Similar to TIGR gene model, INSD accession AAW45302.1); the protein is MSTLSQHSTSFNTKKSSTKPPSSILSPRIPSPTNVPSSVGSLNPQHHHHDHMHAHSPTGTKHTGLGIPQGDGFPPMNGMDPKCGGCGLVIDQESGGVVVAFGCAKCQEKVSADTNLLLLSDGSPVCGNCSYQVRSIPG
- a CDS encoding phosphoadenosine-phosphosulfate synthase (PAPS) bifunctional enzyme, putative (Similar to TIGR gene model, INSD accession AAW45300.1), which produces MANAPHGGVLKDLLVRDAALHDSLLQEARGLNDIFLTERQLCDLELILNGGFSPLEGFMNEQDYTSVVETLRLAPFNGQKHGDVFPIPITLDVSQEDINTLGLKQGARVALRDPRDDAALAILTVSDIYRPNKANEAEKVLGADDIAHPSVAYLRNNVKEFYIGGKVQAIQAPTHFDYVALRYSPAELRAHFHKIAWRKVVAFQTRNPMHRAHRELTVRAARQRRANVLIHPVVGLTKPGDVDHYTRVRAYQALMPSYPEGMAHLALLPLAMRMAGPREAVWHAIIRKNFGATHFIVGRDHAGPGKNSQGKDFYGPYDAQELVTQFKDELQIEMVPFQAMTYLPGSDEYQPVDEVPKGTPTADISGTELRKRLRTGASIPDWFSYTGVVKVLRESYPPRPQQGFTILLTGLHNSGKDTIARALQVTLQQQGSRSVSLLLGEELRSDLDPQIGRAITPEQKHINLERIGFVAAELTKAGAAVIAAPTAPYERSRQAFKKQVVGSGGGNYFLVHVATPLEWCEKVDRRGLYKAARAGEIKNLTGVDDVYETPENADLVCDLRNDTVPEIVHSIIMILESQNLV